In the genome of Gloeotrichia echinulata CP02, one region contains:
- a CDS encoding transposase, translating into MKLVERHIITKNHPFWTDIDHRAFLSKNLFNLANYHYRQHFFQHHQKLNFNQLYHQLSQTNDYKALPTKVSKQIIRRLDSAWTSYFAALKSWKQHPDKFLGQPKIPKYKDKTKGRNILPYPDEAISKKALKKGICHLSMSEIQIPTSQNVIIEVRIVPKSSCYLIEIVYEKVESTTNNQQIAGIDLGVNNLMAVTTNQTGVAPILIKGRPLKAINTFYNKQRSRLQSRALIQHHQTNSQRLKNLTHKRNCRVENYLHTASRRVIDWCVQHQIGILVIGHNIQWKQGINLGKKNNQQFVNIPHERLIKMLTYKAQLKGIKVIITEESYTSQASAIDGDVLPKYGEKKPQFQGHRIARGLYKTVDNRLLNADVNGSFNIIRKVIPDVLDQGIKGLPFNPVVVDPLRMTRL; encoded by the coding sequence ATGAAGCTAGTTGAACGTCATATCATCACAAAAAACCATCCTTTTTGGACAGACATTGACCACAGAGCTTTTTTGTCGAAAAATTTGTTTAACTTAGCTAATTACCATTATCGTCAACACTTTTTTCAACACCACCAGAAACTAAACTTTAACCAACTCTATCACCAATTATCTCAAACCAACGACTACAAAGCCTTACCCACCAAAGTTAGTAAGCAAATCATCAGAAGATTAGATTCAGCATGGACAAGTTATTTTGCCGCCTTGAAATCCTGGAAACAACATCCAGATAAATTTTTAGGACAACCGAAAATTCCTAAATATAAAGACAAAACCAAAGGGCGAAACATCTTACCATATCCTGATGAAGCCATCTCAAAAAAAGCCTTAAAAAAAGGAATTTGTCACCTGTCCATGAGTGAAATACAAATTCCCACATCCCAAAATGTGATAATTGAGGTGAGAATTGTTCCTAAAAGTAGTTGTTATTTGATAGAAATAGTTTATGAAAAAGTAGAATCGACAACCAATAATCAACAAATAGCGGGGATAGACTTAGGAGTTAATAACTTAATGGCTGTAACTACAAATCAGACAGGTGTAGCACCTATACTGATTAAAGGCAGACCACTAAAAGCAATTAATACCTTTTATAACAAACAACGTTCCCGGTTACAATCTAGAGCTTTAATTCAGCATCATCAAACCAATTCCCAAAGATTAAAAAATCTGACTCATAAACGAAACTGTAGAGTAGAAAACTATCTACATACAGCAAGTAGAAGAGTCATCGACTGGTGTGTACAGCATCAAATAGGAATCCTGGTGATTGGGCATAATATCCAGTGGAAACAAGGAATTAATTTGGGCAAAAAGAATAATCAACAATTTGTGAATATTCCACATGAACGGTTAATAAAAATGTTAACCTATAAAGCCCAATTAAAAGGAATAAAAGTCATCATTACGGAAGAGTCTTATACATCCCAAGCCAGTGCAATAGATGGGGATGTTCTACCTAAATATGGGGAGAAAAAACCTCAATTTCAAGGGCATAGGATAGCGAGAGGATTGTATAAGACTGTTGATAATAGATTATTAAATGCCGATGTGAATGGGTCATTTAATATCATCAGAAAAGTAATTCCTGATGTCTTAGACCAAGGAATAAAGGGTTTGCCGTTTAACCCTGTGGTGGTTGATCCGCTACGAATGACTAGGCTTTAA
- a CDS encoding Uma2 family endonuclease — MTATLTQQYQITWEKLPDDYVLPDDPVDNINQPALAAALTESLQLADKIPANALTSTNYGICATLNGKIVIKAPDWAYVAKIKVDREEIIRSYTPQLQGDIPVVVMEFISDTDGTEYSIKPSYPPGKWFFYERILKVPNYAIFEPHSGTIEMYCLDSTGQYILQEPNENQRYWIGEMNLYLGVWQGIRENRPGNWLRWWDQDEQLLLWGAELVEQERQRAEQERQRAEQERQRAERLAAQLRAAGIEPI, encoded by the coding sequence ATGACAGCCACCCTCACCCAGCAATACCAAATCACTTGGGAAAAACTACCCGATGATTACGTACTACCAGATGATCCAGTGGATAATATTAACCAACCAGCCCTAGCAGCAGCACTAACAGAAAGCCTACAACTAGCCGACAAAATCCCAGCCAACGCCCTGACATCAACAAATTACGGCATCTGCGCCACCTTAAATGGCAAAATTGTTATAAAAGCGCCTGATTGGGCATACGTGGCTAAAATCAAAGTTGATAGAGAGGAAATCATCCGCAGTTACACCCCCCAACTACAAGGAGATATTCCCGTAGTGGTGATGGAATTTATTTCTGATACCGATGGGACAGAATATTCCATCAAACCAAGCTACCCTCCTGGTAAATGGTTTTTTTACGAGCGTATTTTGAAAGTGCCAAACTACGCCATCTTTGAACCTCATAGTGGGACTATAGAGATGTATTGTTTAGATAGCACAGGGCAGTATATTTTGCAAGAGCCTAACGAAAATCAGCGCTACTGGATAGGGGAAATGAATCTTTACCTTGGAGTATGGCAAGGTATTCGTGAGAACCGTCCAGGGAATTGGTTACGCTGGTGGGACCAAGACGAACAACTGTTACTGTGGGGTGCAGAATTAGTTGAACAAGAACGCCAACGTGCGGAACAAGAACGCCAACGTGCGGAACAAGAACGCCAACGTGCGGAACGACTAGCAGCACAATTACGAGCTGCGGGGATTGAACCAATATAG
- a CDS encoding HEAT repeat domain-containing protein yields the protein MSITPESVKQLLSSADLGDRLRAVNQIRLLEPAIGFELIQSAITDSNSRVRYSAVSQIDTLGTQDLDLSLNLLRDLLKDPEPDVQAAAADCLGALKLHAAFEDLQQLYDQSPEWVVKFSIIATLGELGDPRGFELLKQALSSENELIQTAAISSLGDLGNLQAIPLLAPYATNPDWQIRYRVVQALIRLGSADVKSLLEELANDEVEAIASEAKKFLQSAVV from the coding sequence ATGAGTATTACTCCTGAGTCTGTTAAGCAATTGCTCAGTTCGGCGGATTTAGGCGATCGCTTGCGAGCTGTTAATCAAATTCGTCTATTAGAACCTGCGATTGGCTTTGAACTAATTCAAAGTGCGATTACCGATTCCAATTCCCGCGTGCGATATTCAGCTGTGAGTCAGATAGATACGCTAGGTACACAGGACTTAGACTTATCTTTAAATCTATTGCGTGATTTACTCAAAGACCCTGAACCTGATGTACAAGCAGCTGCTGCAGACTGTTTAGGCGCTTTGAAATTACACGCAGCTTTTGAGGATTTGCAGCAGCTTTACGATCAAAGCCCCGAATGGGTGGTAAAATTCAGTATTATCGCCACTTTAGGAGAGTTGGGCGATCCACGAGGCTTTGAACTACTCAAACAAGCACTGTCTTCAGAGAATGAATTAATCCAAACTGCTGCTATTAGTTCCTTGGGAGATTTGGGAAATCTACAAGCTATTCCTCTATTGGCACCCTATGCTACTAATCCAGATTGGCAAATCCGCTACAGAGTTGTGCAAGCTTTGATTCGTTTGGGTAGTGCCGATGTTAAATCTTTATTAGAGGAACTGGCTAATGATGAAGTAGAGGCGATCGCATCTGAAGCAAAGAAATTTTTGCAATCAGCTGTAGTCTGA
- a CDS encoding DUF1565 domain-containing protein has product MKYRGFDIFSGKNLRLLSRSHIGSTLPLQAGLTALLVLAGGGSMLVSGAVNAGAAPTLTAQVPATGTVIYVNPATGGDTATAGVTEAAPYKTITFALSKAQPGTIIQLAPGSYNKDTGETFPLLLKQGVTLRGEESNQGQGILITGGGFYTSRFFARQDITILADNGTTITGVTVTNPNSRGTGVWVESSNPIIKNNTFSNSLREGVFVTGTGNPKIEGNIFVQNKGNGVSVTRSAQGEIRNNLFQDTGFGLAIGGTSTPLIIENQIVQNQDGLFISETAKPVLRKNVIQNNKRDGVVATIDAAPDLGTNESPGGNLIRGNTRYDVNNATKTQKILAVGNDIDKKRIFGAVDFVAATVQPPPGGPVAFKDVPTGYWAKAYIEALASNNIIAGFPDGSFKPNEPVTRAQFATIINKALTPAAKRAAIEFKDVKSNFWAYAAIQSAYKGQFVSGYPDGTFKPQQQIPRVQALVALANGLGLTADNQNVLSFYTDAGQIPNYATASIAAATARQIVINYPTVKQLNPNGQATRAEVAAFVYQALVNAGRAPAIASPYLVKVP; this is encoded by the coding sequence ATGAAATATCGGGGTTTTGACATTTTTTCAGGCAAAAATCTTCGCCTTCTTTCTCGCAGTCACATAGGATCTACTTTACCGTTGCAAGCTGGACTAACTGCTTTGTTAGTTCTTGCTGGTGGTGGGTCGATGTTAGTCTCTGGTGCGGTAAATGCTGGTGCTGCTCCCACGCTCACCGCCCAAGTTCCCGCAACTGGAACCGTGATTTACGTTAACCCAGCCACAGGTGGAGATACGGCTACGGCTGGTGTAACTGAAGCAGCGCCCTACAAAACCATTACCTTCGCCCTGAGCAAAGCGCAACCAGGTACAATAATTCAATTAGCACCTGGTAGCTATAATAAAGATACTGGTGAAACCTTCCCACTCTTGCTCAAACAAGGTGTAACCTTGCGAGGCGAGGAATCGAACCAAGGTCAGGGGATATTGATTACAGGTGGCGGCTTCTACACTAGTCGCTTCTTTGCCAGACAGGATATTACAATTTTGGCTGATAACGGAACTACTATTACAGGTGTCACCGTCACCAACCCAAATTCACGAGGTACGGGTGTTTGGGTGGAATCTTCTAACCCCATTATCAAAAACAATACTTTTAGCAACAGTTTAAGAGAGGGCGTTTTTGTCACTGGTACAGGAAATCCCAAAATTGAAGGTAACATCTTTGTGCAAAACAAAGGTAACGGGGTTTCAGTGACTAGATCCGCCCAAGGAGAGATTCGGAATAACTTGTTTCAAGATACAGGTTTTGGTCTGGCGATTGGTGGGACATCCACACCTCTAATCATCGAAAATCAGATAGTGCAAAACCAAGACGGTCTGTTTATCTCCGAAACAGCTAAACCTGTATTACGTAAGAATGTAATTCAGAACAATAAGCGGGATGGCGTCGTCGCTACTATTGATGCAGCCCCTGACCTCGGTACCAATGAAAGTCCTGGTGGTAATCTCATTCGTGGTAACACTCGTTATGACGTAAATAATGCCACGAAAACTCAAAAAATTCTGGCTGTTGGTAACGATATTGATAAAAAACGCATTTTTGGTGCGGTAGACTTTGTAGCTGCAACAGTTCAACCACCACCAGGTGGTCCTGTCGCCTTCAAAGATGTGCCTACAGGTTATTGGGCTAAAGCCTATATCGAAGCGTTAGCTTCTAACAATATTATTGCCGGCTTTCCTGATGGTTCTTTTAAACCCAATGAACCAGTTACCCGCGCCCAATTCGCTACCATCATCAACAAAGCTTTAACACCCGCAGCGAAACGCGCAGCGATTGAATTTAAGGATGTAAAAAGCAATTTTTGGGCTTACGCTGCTATTCAATCAGCTTACAAAGGTCAATTTGTTTCTGGCTATCCTGATGGTACTTTTAAACCACAGCAGCAAATTCCACGAGTGCAGGCTTTAGTCGCTTTAGCTAACGGTTTAGGACTAACTGCTGACAATCAAAATGTCCTTTCTTTTTACACAGATGCTGGTCAAATTCCCAATTATGCGACGGCTTCAATAGCTGCAGCAACTGCGCGACAAATAGTCATCAATTATCCCACAGTTAAGCAACTTAATCCTAATGGTCAAGCTACAAGGGCAGAAGTTGCAGCCTTTGTTTACCAAGCATTGGTAAATGCTGGACGTGCGCCAGCAATTGCTTCACCCTATTTGGTGAAAGTTCCTTAA
- a CDS encoding cofactor assembly of complex C subunit B, with amino-acid sequence MAKPDPNLVLRRLPLVVGGLGAVLLLANRLLTPQLTESQARGDVLGVILSAVLILTGLIWQQVQPRSPEVVKLMGEEGFELAADLPEAVKTELAWASHLLLTNTVTRSLVVYYEGKVLLRRGILANKSEVIPGPIIKRVLETQKAIYLVALKVYPGKIEFDYLPENTQGVICQPIGDKGVLILAANAPRSYTKQDENWIAGIADKLAVTLQE; translated from the coding sequence ATGGCTAAACCTGATCCTAATCTAGTTTTACGGCGTCTACCCCTTGTTGTCGGTGGATTAGGCGCTGTGCTTTTGCTAGCTAACCGTTTGTTAACACCGCAACTGACCGAATCCCAAGCACGTGGAGATGTGCTGGGTGTGATTTTGAGTGCGGTGTTGATCTTAACAGGATTAATTTGGCAACAGGTACAGCCGCGATCGCCTGAAGTTGTAAAACTGATGGGAGAAGAAGGTTTTGAGCTAGCAGCAGATTTACCAGAAGCCGTGAAAACAGAACTAGCCTGGGCATCTCATTTATTATTGACTAATACAGTCACGCGATCGCTCGTTGTTTATTATGAAGGTAAAGTTTTGTTGCGTCGCGGTATTCTGGCTAATAAATCTGAAGTTATACCAGGCCCCATCATCAAGCGAGTACTGGAAACACAAAAAGCAATTTATTTAGTCGCTTTAAAAGTGTATCCCGGAAAAATTGAATTTGATTATCTACCAGAAAACACTCAAGGCGTCATTTGTCAACCCATTGGCGACAAAGGAGTCCTGATTTTAGCAGCCAATGCTCCTCGCAGCTACACCAAACAAGATGAAAACTGGATTGCTGGAATAGCCGATAAATTAGCTGTTACTCTTCAAGAGTGA
- a CDS encoding PEP-CTERM sorting domain-containing protein → MINLTSKLLTIALAATAAIPLATAALFTSAGSAQAAGLTGEFSFNGGLTTPSSVSLVTLKKDSLTFTPDSIIKGLTDAKSTPVAVTAQTGSFLGFNSASIRDIISFTNNTVQNPFLDFGNLAFPGVINSGENTSSLSDNKNTFTLTSSKYNLAQSGKNLGIDVELSGYFTSITGEITEAFGNLTFQKNNTTVAQANQILNSGSSLANLTFSGATFTTSVPEPATVLGLGLVGAGMVISRRRKNVAQ, encoded by the coding sequence ATGATTAATTTGACATCTAAATTACTAACAATTGCTTTAGCTGCTACCGCTGCAATCCCCTTAGCTACTGCTGCATTGTTTACTTCTGCAGGTTCTGCTCAAGCTGCTGGACTCACAGGTGAATTCAGTTTTAACGGTGGTTTGACGACTCCATCTAGCGTCAGCTTAGTGACATTGAAAAAAGATTCACTAACATTCACTCCTGATAGCATTATTAAAGGTTTGACAGATGCAAAGAGTACCCCAGTCGCTGTTACCGCTCAGACCGGAAGTTTCTTAGGTTTCAATTCAGCCAGTATTCGAGATATCATCTCATTCACAAACAACACTGTACAAAATCCATTTCTAGACTTTGGAAACCTCGCCTTTCCTGGTGTAATTAACAGTGGAGAAAATACTAGCTCTCTCAGCGATAACAAGAATACTTTTACTTTGACATCTTCCAAATATAATCTAGCACAAAGTGGTAAAAACCTGGGTATAGACGTTGAACTTTCTGGATACTTTACCAGCATTACTGGGGAGATAACTGAGGCATTCGGAAACTTAACTTTCCAAAAGAATAATACTACTGTTGCTCAGGCAAATCAAATTCTCAATAGTGGTAGCTCATTGGCGAATTTGACCTTTTCTGGTGCTACCTTCACCACTTCCGTTCCTGAGCCAGCTACAGTACTAGGTTTAGGGTTAGTTGGCGCTGGTATGGTTATATCTCGTCGTCGCAAAAACGTAGCTCAATAG
- the radA gene encoding DNA repair protein RadA: MAKSKTVFICSNCGAEFSQWFGKCSNCDTFDSLVEQNASPYTVDIPGRGGVGNWQNTLNNGKSPAKPAKPRASLTFDQISDRQITRWESGYGELDRVLGGGVVPGSMVLIGGDPGIGKSTLLLQVSNQLAQRYRILYITGEESGQQVKLRATRLGVSKTVSVVGDESNTVATDSDGSVNPENTNADLYILPETDLEEILREIDSLRPNVAVIDSIQTVFFPALTSAPGSVAQVRECTAALMKVAKHEDITMLIVGHVTKEGAIAGPKVLEHLVDTVLYFEGDRFASHRLLRTVKNRFGATHEIGIFEMVSHGLREVPNPSELFLGNRDDPAPGTAIVVACEGTRPIVVELQALVSPTSYPSPRRAGTGIDYNRLVQILAVLEKRVGIPMSKLDSYVASAGGLNVEEPAVDLGIAIAIVASFRDRIVDPGTVLIGEVGLGGQVRSVSQMELRLKEAAKLGFKRAIVPKGTKFPDLNIEILPVSKVIDAIIAAIPHQTLTDADLAPDEEE; this comes from the coding sequence ATGGCAAAGTCAAAAACCGTTTTTATTTGTAGCAATTGTGGAGCAGAATTCTCCCAATGGTTTGGAAAGTGTTCAAATTGTGACACCTTTGACTCTTTAGTAGAGCAAAACGCCAGCCCATATACAGTAGATATACCAGGTCGTGGGGGTGTCGGTAATTGGCAAAATACGCTAAATAATGGCAAATCTCCTGCCAAACCGGCTAAACCACGAGCCTCCTTGACATTTGACCAAATTAGCGATCGCCAAATTACACGCTGGGAATCTGGTTATGGAGAATTAGATCGGGTGTTGGGAGGCGGGGTTGTCCCTGGTTCGATGGTGCTAATTGGCGGTGATCCCGGAATTGGTAAATCTACTTTGCTGCTACAAGTATCAAATCAACTAGCGCAGAGGTACCGTATCCTTTACATCACTGGAGAAGAATCAGGACAACAGGTAAAATTAAGAGCCACTCGCTTGGGAGTATCGAAAACCGTGAGTGTGGTTGGTGACGAGAGTAATACAGTAGCTACAGATTCAGATGGTTCGGTAAACCCTGAGAATACAAATGCCGATCTATATATATTACCAGAAACAGATTTAGAAGAAATTTTACGGGAAATAGATTCCCTCAGACCAAATGTTGCAGTTATTGACAGTATTCAAACCGTATTTTTTCCCGCTCTCACCTCCGCACCGGGTTCTGTAGCCCAGGTAAGGGAATGCACTGCAGCATTGATGAAAGTGGCGAAACACGAAGATATTACCATGTTAATTGTGGGACACGTCACCAAAGAAGGAGCGATCGCAGGTCCGAAAGTCTTAGAACATTTAGTAGATACCGTATTGTATTTTGAAGGCGATCGCTTTGCATCCCATCGATTATTAAGAACAGTCAAAAACCGTTTCGGGGCAACCCACGAAATTGGTATATTTGAAATGGTTTCCCACGGACTGCGGGAAGTACCTAATCCCTCAGAGCTATTTTTAGGGAATCGTGATGATCCAGCCCCTGGTACCGCCATTGTCGTAGCTTGTGAAGGAACGCGCCCGATAGTTGTCGAATTACAAGCTTTGGTCAGTCCCACTAGTTATCCTTCCCCGCGACGTGCAGGAACTGGTATAGACTATAACCGCCTAGTGCAAATTCTCGCCGTATTAGAAAAGCGGGTGGGGATACCCATGTCAAAATTAGATTCCTATGTCGCTTCAGCCGGTGGGTTAAATGTAGAAGAACCAGCGGTAGATTTAGGAATAGCTATTGCTATAGTAGCCAGTTTCCGCGATCGCATTGTCGATCCAGGTACAGTATTAATCGGGGAAGTAGGGTTAGGGGGACAAGTGCGATCGGTTTCCCAAATGGAACTCAGGTTAAAAGAAGCAGCCAAACTAGGATTTAAAAGAGCGATCGTTCCTAAAGGGACAAAATTCCCCGACCTGAATATCGAGATTTTACCAGTTTCTAAAGTAATAGATGCAATTATTGCCGCCATTCCGCACCAAACTTTAACAGATGCGGATTTAGCACCCGATGAAGAAGAATAA
- a CDS encoding PEP-CTERM sorting domain-containing protein produces MITSNFMKKVSLACAGTVLIALGTLGMSQAQAVVVTFDDLSGNEAPIPNGYQGLNWNNFYYLNGTLNIYDSSGYDNGIVSTPNVAYNGFGTPASVSVDHGQFDFNSTYLTGSWNNGLNILVKGSLGGVPKYSQTVTVNTTSPTKFTFNYLGIDNLKFTSSGGVSAGYNGDGKHFALDNFEYNAAPVPEPSTILGSLIAGGFVLSRFCKQKNLKASAKV; encoded by the coding sequence ATGATTACCTCAAATTTCATGAAAAAGGTATCGCTGGCTTGTGCTGGAACAGTATTGATTGCGCTGGGAACACTAGGAATGAGTCAAGCACAGGCGGTTGTTGTGACGTTTGACGATTTGTCTGGTAATGAAGCACCAATTCCCAACGGCTACCAAGGATTGAATTGGAATAATTTTTATTACTTGAATGGGACGCTCAATATTTATGATTCATCAGGTTATGACAATGGAATCGTCTCCACACCAAACGTCGCGTACAATGGATTTGGAACCCCTGCCAGTGTAAGTGTTGATCATGGTCAATTTGACTTCAACAGTACTTATCTCACAGGCTCTTGGAACAATGGTTTGAATATTTTGGTTAAGGGATCTTTAGGCGGTGTACCTAAGTATTCACAAACTGTAACTGTAAATACTACATCCCCAACAAAGTTCACCTTCAACTACCTTGGCATCGACAATTTAAAATTTACTTCCTCTGGCGGTGTTAGTGCAGGTTATAATGGTGATGGCAAGCATTTTGCTTTAGATAACTTCGAGTACAATGCTGCACCTGTCCCCGAACCATCAACAATATTGGGTTCATTGATAGCGGGTGGTTTTGTGCTTAGTCGCTTCTGCAAACAGAAGAATCTTAAAGCTAGCGCCAAAGTTTAG
- a CDS encoding DUF456 family protein, translated as MQIIYWLLVALMVVGIIGAVVPAIPGTSLILIAIIIWGMVSSSFVAIKLPLIVTVIVLLLSIGVDFLAGYLGAKQAGASKWGQIGAFVGLILGFLGLLPALPFGGPLLGILLGPLLGAIIGEYLYRRQLGTAIKAGIGIVVGTLIGNLIQGLLAIAAVIVFLVTTWPQVY; from the coding sequence ATGCAAATTATCTATTGGCTACTAGTTGCGCTAATGGTAGTGGGTATCATCGGTGCTGTGGTTCCTGCTATTCCCGGAACCAGTTTAATTTTGATAGCAATTATTATCTGGGGAATGGTCAGTAGTTCCTTTGTGGCTATCAAACTACCACTCATTGTAACAGTTATCGTCTTGCTGCTGAGTATCGGAGTGGATTTCTTAGCCGGGTATTTGGGAGCAAAACAAGCAGGAGCCAGCAAATGGGGACAAATTGGTGCCTTTGTTGGTTTAATACTGGGTTTTTTGGGATTATTACCAGCTTTACCTTTTGGCGGTCCGCTGCTAGGAATTTTACTAGGGCCGCTTTTAGGAGCGATTATCGGCGAATACCTTTACCGACGCCAATTAGGGACCGCGATTAAGGCTGGTATCGGAATTGTGGTAGGTACATTAATTGGTAATTTGATTCAGGGGTTGTTAGCGATCGCCGCAGTTATAGTTTTTCTGGTAACAACTTGGCCGCAGGTATATTGA
- a CDS encoding CBS domain-containing protein: MPKTVADVMSRDPIVVRAETPLKEAIQILAERRISGLPVVNDVGKLVGIISETDLMWQETGVTPPAYIMFLDSVIYLQNPGDYERDLHKALGQTVGEVMSKNPISIYPEKTLKEAAQIMHDRSVHRLPVLDSAGQVIGILTRGDIIRAMAASQD, translated from the coding sequence ATGCCTAAAACTGTTGCCGATGTGATGAGTCGTGATCCAATTGTCGTCCGGGCTGAGACTCCACTGAAAGAAGCTATTCAAATTCTGGCAGAACGACGCATCAGCGGGCTACCTGTTGTGAATGATGTCGGTAAGTTAGTGGGCATTATCTCCGAAACTGACCTGATGTGGCAAGAAACAGGAGTAACTCCGCCGGCGTATATTATGTTTCTTGATAGCGTCATCTATTTACAAAATCCCGGTGATTATGAACGGGATCTGCATAAAGCACTGGGACAAACTGTTGGGGAAGTAATGAGTAAAAATCCCATCAGTATTTACCCAGAGAAAACTTTAAAGGAAGCAGCCCAAATTATGCACGATCGCAGTGTTCATCGTTTACCAGTACTTGACAGCGCGGGTCAAGTAATTGGTATTCTCACCCGTGGTGATATTATTCGGGCAATGGCGGCTAGTCAAGATTAG
- a CDS encoding low-complexity tail membrane protein, which translates to MRSFRLEPILWIHVAGLATLPISLLLCLLFLSVGEPLLPVWLELSLVAAIGVVPLLWMQFRRPFYIFAILGVALKPENLTEQQRKILGLINTNFNRVLAVLAAVFLIGVLWQIYQVAPLVAKVASFLPQWRSVGLLLAAIAFLVSNLFLQIPVSVARVLVTNDTEFAALEPLPLEKIQQNFTILGVRVNKILPQLTVKVKTEE; encoded by the coding sequence ATGCGCTCATTTCGCTTGGAACCAATCTTATGGATTCACGTCGCTGGATTAGCGACGCTGCCGATTTCTTTGCTACTGTGTTTATTGTTTTTATCAGTAGGTGAGCCGCTTTTACCTGTATGGTTGGAGCTATCTTTAGTCGCCGCCATTGGCGTTGTTCCCCTACTGTGGATGCAATTTCGTCGCCCTTTTTATATATTTGCTATTTTGGGTGTAGCGCTCAAACCAGAAAATCTGACTGAGCAGCAACGGAAAATTCTTGGTTTAATTAATACAAATTTTAATCGTGTGCTGGCTGTATTGGCAGCCGTGTTTTTAATAGGGGTGCTGTGGCAAATTTACCAAGTTGCACCATTGGTAGCCAAGGTGGCCAGTTTTTTACCCCAATGGCGCAGCGTCGGATTATTGCTTGCAGCTATAGCTTTTTTGGTCAGCAATCTGTTTTTGCAAATTCCCGTGAGTGTAGCACGAGTTTTGGTGACGAATGACACAGAATTTGCTGCCCTAGAACCATTACCTTTAGAGAAGATTCAACAGAATTTCACGATTTTAGGGGTGCGGGTTAATAAAATCTTGCCCCAGTTGACTGTTAAAGTTAAAACTGAGGAATGA
- a CDS encoding response regulator transcription factor encodes MENHKEKILVVDDEASIRRILETRLSMIGYDVVTAGDGEEALDTFRKAEPDLVVLDVMMPKLDGYGVCQELRKESDVPIIMLTALGDVADRITGLELGADDYVVKPFSPKELEARIRSVLRRVDKTGASGIPSSGVIHVGNIKIDTNKRQVYKGDERIRLTGMEFSLLELLVSRSGEAFSRSEILQEVWGYTPERHVDTRVVDVHISRLRAKLEDDPSNPELILTARGTGYLFQRIIEPGEEL; translated from the coding sequence TTGGAAAATCATAAAGAAAAGATCCTGGTGGTAGATGACGAAGCCAGCATTCGCCGGATTTTGGAAACGCGCCTGTCGATGATTGGCTACGATGTTGTCACCGCTGGCGACGGTGAAGAAGCTTTAGACACATTTCGTAAAGCTGAACCTGACCTAGTGGTTTTGGATGTCATGATGCCAAAGCTAGATGGCTACGGTGTATGTCAAGAATTACGAAAGGAATCAGATGTCCCAATTATTATGCTAACAGCCTTGGGGGATGTAGCTGATCGCATCACCGGATTAGAATTGGGAGCTGATGATTATGTAGTTAAACCATTTTCCCCCAAAGAGCTAGAAGCACGCATTCGCTCAGTGCTACGACGAGTTGACAAAACTGGTGCTTCTGGTATACCCAGTTCTGGGGTGATCCATGTCGGTAATATCAAAATCGATACCAATAAACGTCAAGTTTACAAAGGCGATGAGCGCATTCGCTTGACAGGTATGGAGTTTAGTTTACTAGAATTATTAGTCAGTCGTTCAGGAGAAGCCTTTTCCCGCTCAGAAATTTTGCAAGAAGTCTGGGGTTACACACCAGAGCGTCATGTTGATACCCGCGTAGTAGATGTGCATATATCCCGATTACGCGCCAAGCTAGAAGATGACCCCAGTAACCCAGAATTGATTCTCACAGCCCGTGGTACTGGTTATCTGTTTCAGAGGATTATTGAACCTGGAGAAGAGTTATAA